A DNA window from Pleuronectes platessa chromosome 19, fPlePla1.1, whole genome shotgun sequence contains the following coding sequences:
- the dgcr2 gene encoding integral membrane protein DGCR2/IDD isoform X4, whose translation MLPKADSSSFVLFSLLFVLTLTDPPRTEQRCSPGQFACRSGKMQCIPMSWQCDGWTACDDKSDEMDCPPVKEERFRFGNGYDQVEDVIGVAQPVRFNKKCPSGWHHYEKTASCYKVYLRNENYWQAVDTCQKVNGSLATFVTNEELQFILKIEVDFDDKVCERKDQCKFWVGYQYVITNQNHSLEGRWEVAYKGSMQVFLPPEGLTSFGEASPTQENVFCAQLQRFQIKSMNERGLHSWHAENCYKKFPFLCKRRQTCVDIKENVVNEGYYFTPKGDDPCLSCTCHDGEPEMCVAALCERPQGCQHFRKDPKECCKFTCLDPEGNSLFDSMASGMRLIVSCISSFLILSLLLFMVHRLRQRRRERIETLIGGNLHHFNLGRRVPGFDYGPDAFGTGLTPLHLSDDGEGGAFHFQEPPPPYAAYKYPDIQHPDDPPPPYEASINPGSLLYVDLGHSRVSMVPSQMNTMVDGLPADIPDTSCPMPGSAPATQEREDSIDSSTLLVGPDTPTDGHAPAPMPADCTSLSTVV comes from the exons ATGTTGCCGAAGGCTGACAGCAGCAGTTtcgtcctcttctctctcctcttcgtCCTCACGCTAACGGACCCACCACGGACAG aGCAGCGCTGCAGCCCCGGGCAGTTTGCCTGCCGCAGTGGGAAGATGCAGTGTATCCCAATGTCCTGGCAGTGCGACGGCTGGACAGCATGCGACGACAAGAGTGACGAGATGGACTGTCCCC CTGTAAAGGAGGAGAGGTTCCGGTTCGGTAACGGGTATGACCAGGTGGAAGACGTCATTGGCGTGGCTCAGCCTGTGCGCTTCAACA AGAAATGCCCCAGCGGGTGGCACCACTATGAGAAGACCGCCAGCTGTTACAAAGTGTACCTGCGGAACGAGAACTACTGGCAGGCCGTGGACACCTGTCAGAAGGTCAACGGCTCGCTGGCCACGTTTGTGACCAACGAGGAGCTGCAGTTCATCCTAAAGATCGAGGTGGACTTTGACGACAAGGTCTGCGAGCGCAAGGACCAGTGCAA gttTTGGGTGGGCTACCAGTATGTGATCACCAATCAGAACCACTCCCTGGAGGGCCGCTGGGAGGTAGCATACAAAG GATCGATGCAGGTGTTTCTTCCACCTGAGGGTCTCACCAGTTTCGGGGAGGCGTCTCCCACCCAGGAAAACGTCTTCTGTGCCCAACTCCAGCGCTTTCAGATCAAAAGCATGAATGAACGAGGCCTTCACAGCTGGCACGCCGAGAACTGCTACAAGAAGTTCCCCTTCCTCTGCAAGAGGA gACAAACATGTGTGGATATAAAAGAGAATGTCGTAAACGAGGGCTACTACTTCACCCCCAAGGGGGACGACCCGTGTCTGAGCTGCACGTGTCACGACGGCGAGCCGGAGATGTGCGTGGCCGCGCTGTGCGAGCGGCCTCAGGGCTGCCAGCACTTCCGCAAGGATCCTAAAGAGTGCTGCAAGTTCACCTGCCTGGACCCAG AGGGAAACAGTCTCTTTGACTCGATGGCCAGTGGAATGAGACTGATCGTCAGCTGCATCTCGtccttcctcatcctctccctgctgctcttcatGGTGCACAGACTCCGGCAGCGACGGCGTGAACGCATCGAGACTCTGATTGGAGGAAACT TGCACCACTTTAACCTCGGAAGACGAGTCCCCGGCTTTGACTACGGCCCGGACGCCTTTGGCACCGGCCTCACTCCCCTGCATCTGTCTGatgatggagagggaggagcgTTTCATTTCCAGGAGCCTCCGCCCCCGTACGCAGCCTACAAGTACCCTGACATCCAGCACCCCGATGACCCCCCTCCCCCGTACGAGGCCTCCATCAACCCGGGCAGCCTCCTCTACGTGGACCTCG GACACAGCAGGGTGTCCATGGTGCCGAGCCAGATGAACACAATGGTGGACGGCCTGCCGGCAGATATTCCCGACACGTCTTGCCCCATGCCGGGCTCGGCGCCGGCCACACAGGAGAGGGAGGACTCCATAGATAGCAGCACCCTCCTGGTGGGGCCTGACACGCCGACAGATGGCCACGCCCCCGCCCCCATGCCTGCAGACTGCACCTCCCTCAGCACCGTGGTATAG
- the dgcr2 gene encoding integral membrane protein DGCR2/IDD isoform X1 encodes MLPKADSSSFVLFSLLFVLTLTDPPRTGPRLALARLLSEQRCSPGQFACRSGKMQCIPMSWQCDGWTACDDKSDEMDCPPVKEERFRFGNGYDQVEDVIGVAQPVRFNSSPWSTEKCPSGWHHYEKTASCYKVYLRNENYWQAVDTCQKVNGSLATFVTNEELQFILKIEVDFDDKVCERKDQCKFWVGYQYVITNQNHSLEGRWEVAYKGSMQVFLPPEGLTSFGEASPTQENVFCAQLQRFQIKSMNERGLHSWHAENCYKKFPFLCKRRQTCVDIKENVVNEGYYFTPKGDDPCLSCTCHDGEPEMCVAALCERPQGCQHFRKDPKECCKFTCLDPEGNSLFDSMASGMRLIVSCISSFLILSLLLFMVHRLRQRRRERIETLIGGNLHHFNLGRRVPGFDYGPDAFGTGLTPLHLSDDGEGGAFHFQEPPPPYAAYKYPDIQHPDDPPPPYEASINPGSLLYVDLGHSRVSMVPSQMNTMVDGLPADIPDTSCPMPGSAPATQEREDSIDSSTLLVGPDTPTDGHAPAPMPADCTSLSTVV; translated from the exons ATGTTGCCGAAGGCTGACAGCAGCAGTTtcgtcctcttctctctcctcttcgtCCTCACGCTAACGGACCCACCACGGACAG gtCCACGGCTAGCTCTGGCAAGATTATTGTCAG aGCAGCGCTGCAGCCCCGGGCAGTTTGCCTGCCGCAGTGGGAAGATGCAGTGTATCCCAATGTCCTGGCAGTGCGACGGCTGGACAGCATGCGACGACAAGAGTGACGAGATGGACTGTCCCC CTGTAAAGGAGGAGAGGTTCCGGTTCGGTAACGGGTATGACCAGGTGGAAGACGTCATTGGCGTGGCTCAGCCTGTGCGCTTCAACA GTTCTCCCTGGTCCACAGAGAAATGCCCCAGCGGGTGGCACCACTATGAGAAGACCGCCAGCTGTTACAAAGTGTACCTGCGGAACGAGAACTACTGGCAGGCCGTGGACACCTGTCAGAAGGTCAACGGCTCGCTGGCCACGTTTGTGACCAACGAGGAGCTGCAGTTCATCCTAAAGATCGAGGTGGACTTTGACGACAAGGTCTGCGAGCGCAAGGACCAGTGCAA gttTTGGGTGGGCTACCAGTATGTGATCACCAATCAGAACCACTCCCTGGAGGGCCGCTGGGAGGTAGCATACAAAG GATCGATGCAGGTGTTTCTTCCACCTGAGGGTCTCACCAGTTTCGGGGAGGCGTCTCCCACCCAGGAAAACGTCTTCTGTGCCCAACTCCAGCGCTTTCAGATCAAAAGCATGAATGAACGAGGCCTTCACAGCTGGCACGCCGAGAACTGCTACAAGAAGTTCCCCTTCCTCTGCAAGAGGA gACAAACATGTGTGGATATAAAAGAGAATGTCGTAAACGAGGGCTACTACTTCACCCCCAAGGGGGACGACCCGTGTCTGAGCTGCACGTGTCACGACGGCGAGCCGGAGATGTGCGTGGCCGCGCTGTGCGAGCGGCCTCAGGGCTGCCAGCACTTCCGCAAGGATCCTAAAGAGTGCTGCAAGTTCACCTGCCTGGACCCAG AGGGAAACAGTCTCTTTGACTCGATGGCCAGTGGAATGAGACTGATCGTCAGCTGCATCTCGtccttcctcatcctctccctgctgctcttcatGGTGCACAGACTCCGGCAGCGACGGCGTGAACGCATCGAGACTCTGATTGGAGGAAACT TGCACCACTTTAACCTCGGAAGACGAGTCCCCGGCTTTGACTACGGCCCGGACGCCTTTGGCACCGGCCTCACTCCCCTGCATCTGTCTGatgatggagagggaggagcgTTTCATTTCCAGGAGCCTCCGCCCCCGTACGCAGCCTACAAGTACCCTGACATCCAGCACCCCGATGACCCCCCTCCCCCGTACGAGGCCTCCATCAACCCGGGCAGCCTCCTCTACGTGGACCTCG GACACAGCAGGGTGTCCATGGTGCCGAGCCAGATGAACACAATGGTGGACGGCCTGCCGGCAGATATTCCCGACACGTCTTGCCCCATGCCGGGCTCGGCGCCGGCCACACAGGAGAGGGAGGACTCCATAGATAGCAGCACCCTCCTGGTGGGGCCTGACACGCCGACAGATGGCCACGCCCCCGCCCCCATGCCTGCAGACTGCACCTCCCTCAGCACCGTGGTATAG
- the dgcr2 gene encoding integral membrane protein DGCR2/IDD isoform X2, whose protein sequence is MLPKADSSSFVLFSLLFVLTLTDPPRTGPRLALARLLSEQRCSPGQFACRSGKMQCIPMSWQCDGWTACDDKSDEMDCPPVKEERFRFGNGYDQVEDVIGVAQPVRFNKKCPSGWHHYEKTASCYKVYLRNENYWQAVDTCQKVNGSLATFVTNEELQFILKIEVDFDDKVCERKDQCKFWVGYQYVITNQNHSLEGRWEVAYKGSMQVFLPPEGLTSFGEASPTQENVFCAQLQRFQIKSMNERGLHSWHAENCYKKFPFLCKRRQTCVDIKENVVNEGYYFTPKGDDPCLSCTCHDGEPEMCVAALCERPQGCQHFRKDPKECCKFTCLDPEGNSLFDSMASGMRLIVSCISSFLILSLLLFMVHRLRQRRRERIETLIGGNLHHFNLGRRVPGFDYGPDAFGTGLTPLHLSDDGEGGAFHFQEPPPPYAAYKYPDIQHPDDPPPPYEASINPGSLLYVDLGHSRVSMVPSQMNTMVDGLPADIPDTSCPMPGSAPATQEREDSIDSSTLLVGPDTPTDGHAPAPMPADCTSLSTVV, encoded by the exons ATGTTGCCGAAGGCTGACAGCAGCAGTTtcgtcctcttctctctcctcttcgtCCTCACGCTAACGGACCCACCACGGACAG gtCCACGGCTAGCTCTGGCAAGATTATTGTCAG aGCAGCGCTGCAGCCCCGGGCAGTTTGCCTGCCGCAGTGGGAAGATGCAGTGTATCCCAATGTCCTGGCAGTGCGACGGCTGGACAGCATGCGACGACAAGAGTGACGAGATGGACTGTCCCC CTGTAAAGGAGGAGAGGTTCCGGTTCGGTAACGGGTATGACCAGGTGGAAGACGTCATTGGCGTGGCTCAGCCTGTGCGCTTCAACA AGAAATGCCCCAGCGGGTGGCACCACTATGAGAAGACCGCCAGCTGTTACAAAGTGTACCTGCGGAACGAGAACTACTGGCAGGCCGTGGACACCTGTCAGAAGGTCAACGGCTCGCTGGCCACGTTTGTGACCAACGAGGAGCTGCAGTTCATCCTAAAGATCGAGGTGGACTTTGACGACAAGGTCTGCGAGCGCAAGGACCAGTGCAA gttTTGGGTGGGCTACCAGTATGTGATCACCAATCAGAACCACTCCCTGGAGGGCCGCTGGGAGGTAGCATACAAAG GATCGATGCAGGTGTTTCTTCCACCTGAGGGTCTCACCAGTTTCGGGGAGGCGTCTCCCACCCAGGAAAACGTCTTCTGTGCCCAACTCCAGCGCTTTCAGATCAAAAGCATGAATGAACGAGGCCTTCACAGCTGGCACGCCGAGAACTGCTACAAGAAGTTCCCCTTCCTCTGCAAGAGGA gACAAACATGTGTGGATATAAAAGAGAATGTCGTAAACGAGGGCTACTACTTCACCCCCAAGGGGGACGACCCGTGTCTGAGCTGCACGTGTCACGACGGCGAGCCGGAGATGTGCGTGGCCGCGCTGTGCGAGCGGCCTCAGGGCTGCCAGCACTTCCGCAAGGATCCTAAAGAGTGCTGCAAGTTCACCTGCCTGGACCCAG AGGGAAACAGTCTCTTTGACTCGATGGCCAGTGGAATGAGACTGATCGTCAGCTGCATCTCGtccttcctcatcctctccctgctgctcttcatGGTGCACAGACTCCGGCAGCGACGGCGTGAACGCATCGAGACTCTGATTGGAGGAAACT TGCACCACTTTAACCTCGGAAGACGAGTCCCCGGCTTTGACTACGGCCCGGACGCCTTTGGCACCGGCCTCACTCCCCTGCATCTGTCTGatgatggagagggaggagcgTTTCATTTCCAGGAGCCTCCGCCCCCGTACGCAGCCTACAAGTACCCTGACATCCAGCACCCCGATGACCCCCCTCCCCCGTACGAGGCCTCCATCAACCCGGGCAGCCTCCTCTACGTGGACCTCG GACACAGCAGGGTGTCCATGGTGCCGAGCCAGATGAACACAATGGTGGACGGCCTGCCGGCAGATATTCCCGACACGTCTTGCCCCATGCCGGGCTCGGCGCCGGCCACACAGGAGAGGGAGGACTCCATAGATAGCAGCACCCTCCTGGTGGGGCCTGACACGCCGACAGATGGCCACGCCCCCGCCCCCATGCCTGCAGACTGCACCTCCCTCAGCACCGTGGTATAG
- the dgcr2 gene encoding integral membrane protein DGCR2/IDD isoform X3, with protein sequence MLPKADSSSFVLFSLLFVLTLTDPPRTEQRCSPGQFACRSGKMQCIPMSWQCDGWTACDDKSDEMDCPPVKEERFRFGNGYDQVEDVIGVAQPVRFNSSPWSTEKCPSGWHHYEKTASCYKVYLRNENYWQAVDTCQKVNGSLATFVTNEELQFILKIEVDFDDKVCERKDQCKFWVGYQYVITNQNHSLEGRWEVAYKGSMQVFLPPEGLTSFGEASPTQENVFCAQLQRFQIKSMNERGLHSWHAENCYKKFPFLCKRRQTCVDIKENVVNEGYYFTPKGDDPCLSCTCHDGEPEMCVAALCERPQGCQHFRKDPKECCKFTCLDPEGNSLFDSMASGMRLIVSCISSFLILSLLLFMVHRLRQRRRERIETLIGGNLHHFNLGRRVPGFDYGPDAFGTGLTPLHLSDDGEGGAFHFQEPPPPYAAYKYPDIQHPDDPPPPYEASINPGSLLYVDLGHSRVSMVPSQMNTMVDGLPADIPDTSCPMPGSAPATQEREDSIDSSTLLVGPDTPTDGHAPAPMPADCTSLSTVV encoded by the exons ATGTTGCCGAAGGCTGACAGCAGCAGTTtcgtcctcttctctctcctcttcgtCCTCACGCTAACGGACCCACCACGGACAG aGCAGCGCTGCAGCCCCGGGCAGTTTGCCTGCCGCAGTGGGAAGATGCAGTGTATCCCAATGTCCTGGCAGTGCGACGGCTGGACAGCATGCGACGACAAGAGTGACGAGATGGACTGTCCCC CTGTAAAGGAGGAGAGGTTCCGGTTCGGTAACGGGTATGACCAGGTGGAAGACGTCATTGGCGTGGCTCAGCCTGTGCGCTTCAACA GTTCTCCCTGGTCCACAGAGAAATGCCCCAGCGGGTGGCACCACTATGAGAAGACCGCCAGCTGTTACAAAGTGTACCTGCGGAACGAGAACTACTGGCAGGCCGTGGACACCTGTCAGAAGGTCAACGGCTCGCTGGCCACGTTTGTGACCAACGAGGAGCTGCAGTTCATCCTAAAGATCGAGGTGGACTTTGACGACAAGGTCTGCGAGCGCAAGGACCAGTGCAA gttTTGGGTGGGCTACCAGTATGTGATCACCAATCAGAACCACTCCCTGGAGGGCCGCTGGGAGGTAGCATACAAAG GATCGATGCAGGTGTTTCTTCCACCTGAGGGTCTCACCAGTTTCGGGGAGGCGTCTCCCACCCAGGAAAACGTCTTCTGTGCCCAACTCCAGCGCTTTCAGATCAAAAGCATGAATGAACGAGGCCTTCACAGCTGGCACGCCGAGAACTGCTACAAGAAGTTCCCCTTCCTCTGCAAGAGGA gACAAACATGTGTGGATATAAAAGAGAATGTCGTAAACGAGGGCTACTACTTCACCCCCAAGGGGGACGACCCGTGTCTGAGCTGCACGTGTCACGACGGCGAGCCGGAGATGTGCGTGGCCGCGCTGTGCGAGCGGCCTCAGGGCTGCCAGCACTTCCGCAAGGATCCTAAAGAGTGCTGCAAGTTCACCTGCCTGGACCCAG AGGGAAACAGTCTCTTTGACTCGATGGCCAGTGGAATGAGACTGATCGTCAGCTGCATCTCGtccttcctcatcctctccctgctgctcttcatGGTGCACAGACTCCGGCAGCGACGGCGTGAACGCATCGAGACTCTGATTGGAGGAAACT TGCACCACTTTAACCTCGGAAGACGAGTCCCCGGCTTTGACTACGGCCCGGACGCCTTTGGCACCGGCCTCACTCCCCTGCATCTGTCTGatgatggagagggaggagcgTTTCATTTCCAGGAGCCTCCGCCCCCGTACGCAGCCTACAAGTACCCTGACATCCAGCACCCCGATGACCCCCCTCCCCCGTACGAGGCCTCCATCAACCCGGGCAGCCTCCTCTACGTGGACCTCG GACACAGCAGGGTGTCCATGGTGCCGAGCCAGATGAACACAATGGTGGACGGCCTGCCGGCAGATATTCCCGACACGTCTTGCCCCATGCCGGGCTCGGCGCCGGCCACACAGGAGAGGGAGGACTCCATAGATAGCAGCACCCTCCTGGTGGGGCCTGACACGCCGACAGATGGCCACGCCCCCGCCCCCATGCCTGCAGACTGCACCTCCCTCAGCACCGTGGTATAG